A window of Deltaproteobacteria bacterium genomic DNA:
CGTTGAAAGCGGCAGAGACCCCTTGAGGCCTTTGAGGTCACAGGCTCTGTCACCAGACGTTCAACCGGGGGCGAGCGAATCTTGAGGCCGGCTCTTTGCCTTCTGGTTTTCCAGGTTGCGGATATGTGTTGTTTGGCAAAAAGCCTTTCTGAGATGAAAGCAAGGCAAGAGGGAGGAAAATGATGGGAACCTTGAGGACTTTCGGGACGATCCTTGTGGCAGCAGGCGTGCTTTTCCTGTTGAGCACTCCTGTCTTGGCAGACGACAGTCTGTATGGGAAACATTAGAGGGGACGTTGTTGACAAATTATACAAGCTGGTTCATGTTGATTTTTCCAATGGTCAGATACTGGCGGAGTAACCTATGCCCCGGGGAGCACGACTGGATGCGCCTGGCACGCTACACCATGTGATTGTGCGTGGCATTGAGCGGAGCGACATTGTCAGAGACGATTACGATCGCGATAATTTCATCTCCCGCCTCGGGGCCTTGGCTAAAGAAACGGGCACTGCCATCTACGCCTGGGCGCTTTTAAGCAATCATGGCCATATCCTGCTCCGAAGTGGTGCGGCGGGTCTGCCCACACTGATGCGGAGGCTGCTGTCCGGTTATGCAACATGGTTTAACAGACGTCATCGACGCTACGGACATCTGTTTCAGAACAGATACAAGTCCATCGTTTGTGAGGAAGACACCTATTTCAAGGAACTGGTGCGCTACCTTCATCTGAACCCCCTTCGCGCCAAGCTGGTTGATTCGCTCGGCACACTGGAGCGCTACAAGTGGTGCGGGCACGCGGTACTGTTGGGTCGTCGAAACAACGACTGGCAGGATAGAGACTATGTGCTGCAGTGGTTTGGCAACAAGGAAGGTGAGGCACGGAAGGCATACCGGGAGTTCGTAAAGGAAGGGATCAATCAGGGGCGCCGGCCGGAGCTGGTAGGCGGGGGGCTGGTGCGTTCCATGGGCGGCTGGTCGGTGGTGAAGGCCATGCGGCGGTTGGGTGCAAGGGAAAAGGGCGATGAACGCATACTGGGCAGCGGTGAATTTGTCGAGCAACTCCTCGAGGAGGCAAGTCAAAAGATCAAGCATCAGATACCCACCCACGAGTTGGTTGCTCGTGCTGAGAAAGAGATAGAGGCTTGCTGCCAAAGAGACAATATTGAGGTGCCTGTACTTCGATCAGCCAGCCGAAACCGTTCTGTATCGAGGCTACGGGCATATCTGGCTATGA
This region includes:
- a CDS encoding transposase, which codes for MPRGARLDAPGTLHHVIVRGIERSDIVRDDYDRDNFISRLGALAKETGTAIYAWALLSNHGHILLRSGAAGLPTLMRRLLSGYATWFNRRHRRYGHLFQNRYKSIVCEEDTYFKELVRYLHLNPLRAKLVDSLGTLERYKWCGHAVLLGRRNNDWQDRDYVLQWFGNKEGEARKAYREFVKEGINQGRRPELVGGGLVRSMGGWSVVKAMRRLGAREKGDERILGSGEFVEQLLEEASQKIKHQIPTHELVARAEKEIEACCQRDNIEVPVLRSASRNRSVSRLRAYLAMKLVQELGLSLAETARQLGLSTSAVAQILRRKK